The segment GGATGACGTCTAATCCTAAACCAATTAAGAATGCTAATCCACAGGGGGCCAGATAGACAAACTGCCCCATAATCTGGAGAGAACAGCCTGAGTGGCCGCAGTGTTGAGGCCCTGAGGACAAAGCTCCTTCACAGGGCGTTTGCATTTACCACATCCTGGAGGTCAGTGTTCTCTTCCAGACGTCCGCATTCTGTCCGGGACCCGGTGCTCAGCCCAGTGGCAGTCCAATGGGCTGAGGACAGAAGCAGCTGCTGCTCTCATCTGCCTTCCATCTGGTGGACCTAAGCCTAATCCCTGGGACGAGGATGGTGGGTGCCAAGGCCggccccagccccagcacctCCCTGGGCCTGGCACAGCAGCGCAGCGGAGGCAGCAGTGTCCTAGTGAAAAGCCCCTTCTGTCAGGTGAGAGGGTGCGCAGGGTAGAGTGGCCGAAGCTGGGGAGGAAAACATGCAGAAGCCAGTAAAAACGACAGGCCTCTTTTCTACTCTAATGTCATTCTGGTACTTTGCCCCCGGTAATCTGTAAATGTCTCCCGCCATGTTCCCAGCCCCAGGTGTTTAGGTCTAGAGAAAGGTCAGATATCTCAAGCCTGCTTATAATGAAAGCCCTACTAAGTTGTCAGTGGAAGGCAATCCCAAATGACTGGAATCAGCTTGAAACAGAACCTgagtaaaaggaagaaaggggaaggggaaatttTGGAAttcagcctcctgggttaacCTCACACATACATTAACGTATGCCTTTCCTCAGCAAGTCTCCACCTCGCTGCCTTGCATCTGCTCTACCCCCAGGTGTGCTGGTGTGGGCCTGCTCCTAGTGCCAGCTGCTGCCACTCTAGGTGGCCCTCTCTCACCGCATCCACTTGCAGCCGCCTGTTCTACATCCTCCTCCATGTGGGGGCCTCAGCAATCTGCTGCCTCCTGCTGTCAAGGACAGTAGTGGAAAGGGTGTGGGGCAAGACACACAGGGTAAGTGAGAGGGGGTGGGGTTGTCAGGTGGgaagagataaaaggaaaaacCCTAAGATAGATTTCAGTtgggggcaggagacaaatgagTGGTCATACCCGTGACAAGTAGGTACCTTTCCATGCATTATGACTTGTCCTGCcatttctcacacacacactcccagatCCAGATGCCCTCGGGGTTGTGTGCCCACCTGTTTGGCCTCTCTGACTGTCCAGTGCTCAGTGGCTCTGGGGCTGTGTACCGAGTATGCGCAGGAACCGCCACCTTCCACCTGCTGCAGGCTGTGTTGCTGGTCCACCTCCACTCCCCCACCAGCCCACGGGCACAGCTGCATAATAGGTTTGTGTGTACTTtctgggtggggaggggacagatGAGGGAAAGTAGACACAAGCTGGGTAAAGGAAGTTCCGGAATGAAGTAATAGCActgtaaaaagacagaaaacaagccgggcgcggtggctcaagcctgtaatcccagcactttgggaggccgagacgggcggatcacgaggtcaggagatcgagaccatcctggctaacacggtgaaaccccgtctctactaaaaatacaaaaaaactagccgggcgaggtggcgggcgcctgtagtcccagctactccggaggctgaggcgggagaatggcgtaaacccgggaggtggagcttgcagtgagctgagatccggccactgcactccagcccgggcaatagagcaagactccgtctcaaaaaaaaaaaaaaaaaaaNNNNNNNNNNNNNNNNNNNNNNNNNNNNNNNNNNNNNNNNNNNNNNNNNNNNNNNNNNNNNNNNNNNNNNNNNNNNNNNNNNNNNNNNNNNNNNNNNNNNtcaaaaaaaaaaaaaaaaaaagacagaaaacaggtTTAAGTCCCTGCTTCTGGTGTACTTGCTGTATAACCTTGAGCCAGACACTTACCCTCTTTGTGCTCCTAGCatctaaaatggagataacagtgGGGTTATCTTGGTAACATAATCCTTtataaactgtaaaacattgcCCAGATGCTATTATTTAAGTATCTTTGAGTTAGAATTTGGAATAAGGGGCAGTAGGCCTGTCCCAGCCCCCTCTCATTTGGGATTGGTTCCTCCTTGTCTCTTCTGTCCTCTTTCCTatatttttggtttctcttttgcctttgccttttcttctgagtctggttttctttctccctcctaaGCAGCTTCTGGCTCCTCAAGCTGCTGTTCCTGTTAGGTCTCTGTGCTCTTGCCTTCTGCATTCCTGATGAGCATCTCTTCCCAGGTACTCTCCCTCCCATACTCTTGGCAGGAGTAGGCTAAGTTTTCTAAGATAACAAGGGGGTAACAAGAGGAGtaacagccgggtgcggtggctcacacctgtattcccagcattttcctaaagtgctgaggcgggcggatcatgaggtcaggagattgagaccgtcctggctaacatggtgaaaccccatctctactaaaaattcaacatattagccgggcatggtggcacgcacctgtaatcccagctactcgggaggtggaggcaggagaatcacttgatcccaggaggcagaggttgcagtgagctgagatcacgccactgcactctagcctgggtgacagagcaagactccctctcaaaaaaaaaataacgatTTGACCACATTTTTCCACCGGTGCCCATCTTGCAGCATGGCATTACATTGGCATCTGCGGAGGCTTTGCATTCATCCTACTGCAGTTGGTGCTTAttacagcttttgcccattccTGGAACAAGAACTGGTAAGGGGCACATAACCCTAAAGCCTCTTCCTGGGGAGGTTTCTAGTATTACTACAGGGAGAGGGCTGGGCAAAAGGCACGGCAGAACACTGGTCCCACAGCTTCCCACTGAGCAGTATCAAAAAAAGCTTAGGAATGTGATGACTGTGTGAGCCAAGCAGGATGGAGAGTCACAGCAGTCTTCTGGGAACATGGGAATAGTTGGTAATGGGTAAAAGAGTTGGAGctctggctgggcccagtggctctcgcctgtaatcccagcactttgggaggccgaggtgggtggatcatgaggtcaggagttcgagaccagcctggccaacatggtgaaaccctatctctagtaaaaacaaaaattatccagacatggtggtaggcacctagaatcccagcttctcaggaggctgaagtaggagaatcacttgaacccaggaggtggagattgcagtgagccgaaaccacgccattgcactccagcctgggcgacagagtaagactcccatctcaaaaaaaaaaaaagttggagctCCAAGCCATTGCCGACTTTCCACCCTTAGGCAGACAGGTGCAGCTCAAGACTGCAGCTGGTTCCTGGCTGTCCTGCTGGCCACCCTAGGATTCTACAGCATGGCAGGTGTGGGAGCTGTGCTCCTATTCCGCTATTATACACACCCAGCTGGCTGCCTGCTCAACAAGATGATCCTCAGTCTGCACGTTTGCTTCTGTGGCCTCATCTCCTTCCTCTCCATCGCTCCTTGCATCCGCCTCAGTGGGTACATGCCCTACAACCTTCCAGGTTTTGGGGGCCTTAAAAGCGTAGCAAGTTTCATTACCTCCCTAATCTCaattatttcataaaagaatCTCTGCTTCCCTACCCCCACCAAGGGATGGGGAGACAGAAGTACAAGTGGGGGTAGAAATGGAGGAAATTGCCAGCCTGTAGACTAAAGCAATGATACTCACTCCCCAGAGCAACCCCGCTCTGGCCTTCTACAAGCTTCTGTCATCAGCTGCTACATCATGTATCTGACTTTCTCTGCGCTGTCCAGCCGTCCTCCAGAGAGAGGTAAGGGACAGGACCTGGATTCTCCATGCTAAGACCTTTTTTTGCCCCTGCCAAATACCTAGCTCATTGTTCTTAATACCCATCTCTTCTGTTGTCCCTTCCCAGTAATCCTTCAAGGACAGAATCACACCCTGTGCCTCCCTGGCCTGAGTAAAATGGAACCCCAAACACCAGATACCTCTCTAGCAATGCTGAGTGCTGGCATCATGTATGCTTGTGTGCTTTTTGCTTGGTGCGTAAAAGTGTCAAGGGTGGAGGTATGAAAGGACGGTGCCCAAGACAGGGAAGGATGGTCAGGAGAATGTCTGGGACCATAGAGTTTAGAGCAAGACTAGAGAAAAGCTCTCCACAAACAGGGACAAATTCTAAGAATAGTACTTTGTTAGATGATCTGTATGAGATGAAGGGGGTTGGGGGAATGatttgagaatttaaaatatgtccaAAGATCTTAGGCCTCCCCCATGAATAGAACTCCAAATCTTTGGTGGAAAAGGGCACAGGGAGTGTGGCACCCTCTTGAGGATTACCAGTATGGACCAATCGGTAGGAAATGCCCCCAGATAATACCTATTTAACTAGACCAGCTTAAGAACTCTATTATTTCTCAGCAATGAGGCCTCCTACCTGGCTGAGGTATTTGGACCCTTGTGGATTGTCAAGGTTTACCGCTATGAGTTTCAGGTGAGGATAAAGAGCTCCATACCCCAacaccctccctcccccacacaaagacacacacacatcctaccAACCTCTACCCAGAATGCTGATTATAGCTATTACCTTTTATTGAGTACCCACAATGTGCTAGGCAACTGTGCTAGATActtttacataatctcatttaatttaaccctcacaacaaccctgtgaggtaggtatttgctccattttacaaatggagaaatcGAGGCACAAAAGATTAAACATCTTACCAAAGTCCGCACAGCCAGTTATATGctggagctaggatttgaacccaggtgtgcCTCCACTTTTTAATACTAGACCAATCTTTTCACGAGGGAAGTTTCCTAGATTAACACCCTCACATCTTTTAAGACCATTCCAAAACCTGCGTTATGTTTTGCAGAAGCCCTCACTGTGTTTCTGCTGCCCTGAAATAGTGGAGGCAGACGAAGGTGAGTGCCAAGTGAGAAACCGAAGAAGTGGTAGATCTCTGTGGAGTGCCGTAAGAACCCTCAAGAGCCTTAACAAAGGTAGTTGGGGGAGAGAAGAGGTGTTTCGGCAGCACTGCTCCCAGCAGCCATTTCATCTCTCCAGGGCAAAGGGGTGGTGCTGCTAGGCCAGCTGACCAAGAGACCCCTCCAGCTCCTCCAGTCCAAGTCCAGCATCTTTCCTACAACTATTCTGCCTTCCACTTCGTCTTCTTCCTTGCCTCACTCTATGTCATGGTTACCCTTACCAACTGGTTCAGGTAAGATGGAGGTGGGCCTTAGATACTCTCCTGAAGAGCTATTTTACAGAAAGAGCAATTCAAGGCCATTCCAGACACGTGGGTCTGCCATAATTGGTGAGGAGGTAGAACACGTCTAAAAGCTAAGGCCCTTCATACTCTCTAACCAGAGCCTTTGGTTACACAGCTATGAGGGAGCAGAACTGGAAAAGACCTTCATCAAGGGTAGCTGGGCCACCTTCTGGGTCAAGGTTGCCTCATGCTGGGCCTGCGTACTCCTCTATCTGGGGCTGTTACTGGCACCACTCTGTTGGTCCCCCACCCAGAAACCCCAGCCCCTTCTCTTGAGGCGCCGCCGCCACCGCATCATATCCCCAGATAACAAATATCCTCCAGTCTAAGTCCTTTTCACAAACTGGGGTTCCCCTGACATTGTACTCCTAGAGTTGGCTCAAGGGGAACTGTCCAGCCCAGCTCAATACCTCAAGGACACATGGGGAGTTACCTCCCTTTGAGCTGAAGTCAATACTATGAACTCGAAGAAGTGGTCAAATACAGTCTAATGCGCTGGGCAGAGTGTCTGACTCACTGGAGCTACTGTTTCTGCATCCCAGCTCAAGAGCCTAACACCCAAATCAGCAGCTCAGGAACCACTGCTGATCCCAGCAGACAGTGTGGCACCAGCCTTTTCCTGGCTCTTGGgctggaagtgggggtggggaaagaCCAACAGGGACTGAAGACTCGGCATTGCCCTTGGAGAAACGAAAATAAGCAGTTCAGCCCTGGGCACACGGATATAAGAAGCCCAGAACCACAGAACAAACCAGGGCATAGGAAGAAAGGAGCACAGAGCTACCCCAGGTTTTAATCCTGATCTTGAGGTCAAGGGAAGCGGGAAGACAAAACCACCCTCATTCCATGAGGAATGACAGAAGAGAATGTGAACACTTGACAGCAGCTGACCACGGGAAGTTGGTGAGCAGCAGGACTTTTTGGCCAACTTTCAAGTAGACAAACAAACtgaggaagaatgaggaagagaggCATAAACAGATCTTGCAGCCTTCACTCTTAGGCCAACTCCATCCTAGAGATGGTGTTCAAGGGTGGGgaacaaaaatcacagaaaagaaGTCTCTATGGTTCTTGGAGGATTCCTCTACCGCATATCCGGAGTACTTGTTTGGTTGTCATTGCATAATAAAAGGCTTCTGTGATGTTTCACTTATTAAGCCTGTATCCACAATCTGAGTCTAAAGAGTTCTCCCTTTTTGGTGGGAAAGGGCAGTCATTCCTCCAACCCcatccccccaagtccccagtcAAACCAGGCGCTCAAGGAATTACAAAGCTACTTTTAATACTTTGGGGTGAGCCCCACAGGAATAAAAAACACTGGGAAGGGGTAACCCCCTCACCCCCGGGAGTGGCCCAGGGGGAGAGAGGCTACCTGAGGGGAAGGAAGCACAAAAGGGACCCGCTGCAGACTCAGGGCAAAGGGAATGCCATCGGTGCTGGGACCTGTGAGCACTACAGGAGGAAACGCGAGCGTGGTGGGACTGGCTCCAGGCACACAGGCGAAGGGCAAGAGGGTTGGACACGAAGCCACAAAGCTACTTGGGTTCCTCCTTCTTCTCGTTTGCCTTTTTCTGCTTCTGCTGCATGATCTCCGAGTCCCTGGGGGTAGAGATGATGGGGCACTGGGAGGTACCAGAGGGCAAAAAGGACAAGATGCAAGGGGATGAAGGGCACAAAGGATAAGATGGAAGTGGATGGGACTAAGTTCAGCGTTTGGCTGCTGTACTCCCACCCTAGGAGAACAAGAGGAAGAGAGCTGAGGCTCAAAAGGCAACCAGTCTCCATCTGGCTGTTGCCCAAGGGGTCAGAAGTCTGGCGACACAGGCCCAAGGCTCTCTATTCTGTGTTGAGTACCACACCCAGCAACACCAGTGAGTAGgttgggagaagggaggaaaaccGAACAGCAAGGAGGGCCAAAAGTACTGGGCTGCCATAACCACAACTGTATTTGAAATGTGAAGCTCCCTGCCCTTGCCCTTAAGGTCAGACCCAGGGACACTCAGAAATCAGACTGAGGGCAGGCGCCCGCCCCCGTCCTTTCCTGTAAGGCTGTGAGCTGACAATTTGGAGGGTGGGGTGGAAATAAAACCCTAGAGGAAGCAATGCACTCTGCTCCTCACGCCTAGTCCAGATTCAAGCCCTGAGGTAGGTCTCTCCTGCTGTAACCCTTGGTCTAACCCAGGTCTCCACcgttcctttccctcccctccctggggCTACCTCTGCTTGCGGGCGGCAGCAGAAAGCCCGTCATCTCGGCGCTTTCCCTTAACCGAGTCGCTCTGCTTTTTCATATTCTTCTGGCGGGCGAGCTCACGCTGGTTACCGCCTAAGGAAAGAAGATTAAAGGTGAGATGCGGGGGCCGCTCTGCCCACACACCGGCGACCCTTCTACCCCAGCACGGCCAGCAGCAGGATCCAACACCACTTCAATCCCCGGGCCCCGACAACGGCCCACTTCGAGGCCCAGGCTGCTTGGGGTAGGGGGGAGTGGCGAATCTGCCACGGGCCAGGTCAAAATGAGGAGCGGAGAAAAGGGGTCCAAGGGGCCAGCTGGAGGCATGTTTTGGGGCAGCGTGGGCCCCAAACAGCTGGCGGGGTGTGTGTGGACGGTTTGGGTCTCTGTGGGGGATGGGTTGACTTGTGGAGTAGGGGGCTCTGGGCCTATCACCGGGGCACTAGCCTTCTTCTCACACCGCGGAAGATCCGGGAGGGCCTATGCCTAACGCGGAGGGGTGGTCCCGCGAAGTGGCCGTAGGCAAAGGGCTCGATTTCCGGGCACCGAGTGTGAGGGTGGCTACAGAGCGCGCCCAGAGAAAGGCCTCGCTAGGAAAGCTACCGAAGGTCAAAGCAGGCGACTCGGCGGTGGTGTTTAGGGTGAACGGAAAGAAAAGGGCAAGGAGAAGAGGGCTCGGTGCTCACGGGTCATGGCGACGGCAGCGG is part of the Piliocolobus tephrosceles isolate RC106 unplaced genomic scaffold, ASM277652v3 unscaffolded_109, whole genome shotgun sequence genome and harbors:
- the LOC111529492 gene encoding serine incorporator 4, producing the protein MVGAKAGPSPSTSLGLAQQRSGGSSVLVKSPFCQVCWCGPAPSASCCHSRWPSLTASTCSRLFYILLHVGASAICCLLLSRTVVERVWGKTHRIQMPSGLCAHLFGLSDCPVLSGSGAVYRVCAGTATFHLLQAVLLVHLHSPTSPRAQLHNSFWLLKLLFLLGLCALAFCIPDEHLFPAWHYIGICGGFAFILLQLVLITAFAHSWNKNWQTGAAQDCSWFLAVLLATLGFYSMAGVGAVLLFRYYTHPAGCLLNKMILSLHVCFCGLISFLSIAPCIRLKQPRSGLLQASVISCYIMYLTFSALSSRPPERVILQGQNHTLCLPGLSKMEPQTPDTSLAMLSAGIMYACVLFACNEASYLAEVFGPLWIVKVYRYEFQKPSLCFCCPEIVEADEGQRGGAARPADQETPPAPPVQVQHLSYNYSAFHFVFFLASLYVMVTLTNWFSYEGAELEKTFIKGSWATFWVKVASCWACVLLYLGLLLAPLCWSPTQKPQPLLLRRRRHRIISPDNKYPPV
- the LOC113219487 gene encoding uncharacterized protein LOC113219487 isoform X3; the encoded protein is MTRGNQRELARQKNMKKQSDSVKGKRRDDGLSAAARKQRVGVQQPNAELSPIHFHLILCALHPLASCPFCPLVPPSAPSSLPPGTRRSCSRSRKRQTRRRRNPSSFVASCPTLLPFACVPGASPTTLAFPPVVLTGPSTDGIPFALSLQRVPFVLPSPQVASLPLGHSRG
- the LOC113219487 gene encoding small EDRK-rich factor 2 isoform X1, yielding MTRGNQRELARQKNMKKQSDSVKGKRRDDGLSAAARKQRDSEIMQQKQKKANEKKEEPK
- the LOC113219487 gene encoding small EDRK-rich factor 2 isoform X2; the encoded protein is MKKQSDSVKGKRRDDGLSAAARKQRDSEIMQQKQKKANEKKEEPK